A part of Cryptococcus gattii WM276 chromosome G, complete sequence genomic DNA contains:
- a CDS encoding ATP-binding cassette transporter protein, putative (Similar to TIGR gene model, INSD accession AAW44522.1): MSPLLPTHWGTSAPQNEPTLPSSSHSVSTRAGDEEKLRSSEGSEGEDRTNLASNEYEEKGIKEIEEGGDKRQVMVVFEQKSGKELEKPIEEGPFTQPRWRHSLPFVKPKHPPPPPPLSLDDAPITPEVSANFFNLLFFNWISPMMALGSARPLQDTDLWKMDAARGAKPLSEKLLASYAARTKKANEYNARLADPNTLLPFSRRILYSVLPNRERREKEYREKYGKKHASLARSLLDVFGWFYMSAGFIKVFGDTCQAVTPLVIRKLISWSADYQAAKSAGLELPSRGPGIGAAIGLLLLLICSSLGMHHYFIRSMGTGVLSRAAIISAVYQQALQFTQKSRGQIPNGKLVNHISTDTSRIDFAAGFAHMLWTAPVQMIVIIIILLVQIGYSALPGIAFLLIMTPLQARFMKTLFMFRKKAATWTDKRAKLLQEILSGMRIVKYMAWENPFLERIHAIRGMELKYIRLLLTFRSGMTAIAMSLPILAAILSFITYSLTSHTLQAAKIFTVITLFNLMRMPLMMWPMTLSTTADALNALGRLEAVFDAELVKEHKKVDPSMDVAIKLENASFTWDSAPIEQDNTMAKLTGKYAKALNGGKPTGPPGKKEKKKKSKKVTVAEEVQVETAAGQPGAGEASAEGQGQKNPSAPGIDEGISEKKEKEIFQLRDINLNIAKGSLTAIVGAIGSGKSSLLQGLMGEMRRTTGSVTFSGSTSLCAQTPWIQNATVRENILFGQPWDEERYWAAIRDSSLEADLELLEDGDGTEIGEKGINLSGGQKQRVNIARAVYYNADIIALDDPLSALDAGVGKAVFFNAIINALSGKTRVLVTHALHLLPYVDNIIMMEDGKISEVGTYQGLKERNGAFAKLIKEFGNEELVEEKMETEQEAVESSGSTVTHDRANMMSKGNARTLMQIEERNVGALKKGTFFDYLKAGNGVFMVPVLLFCIAVAQSFYVITSFWLVWWEETKWPQPSGFYMGIYAGLGVGLAITLFFQGFANAMINYFASVNIHHNAISRVMLAPQAFFDTTPLGRIMNRFSKDTDTIDNTLSDAMRMAISTMANIVGSVILLAIIEPYFLIAMGVVSLLYLHNAMFYRRSSREFKRIDSILRSSLYSHFSESLSGVATIRSYGETERFFEDNIHRVDIENRAYYLTIVNQRWLGLRLDFLGSLLSFSVAIIVVCSSSVSASNGGLGLSTIVSVQQAFSWLVRQIAEVENDMVGAERIMHYANELEQEFPHQIEGTKPPASWPSEGSIEFKDVRMRYRPELPDVLKGLTLNVGGSEKIGVVGRTGAGKSSIMVALFRMSELSNGFIKIDGVDVSKIGLNDLRSGISIIPQDPLLFSGTLRSNIDPFNTKTDAELYDTLRRSHLIGSSDSSQNSDSQNRFNLDTVIEEEGGNLSVGERSLVSLARALVKNTKILVLDEATASVDLETDAKIQETIRQEFRDRTLLCIAHRLQTILAYDRILVMSDGQVAELDTPENLFLSDGIFTEMCSKASITLADIKAAAALRF, encoded by the exons ATGTCCCCATTACTACCGACACACTGGGGAACTTCGGCCCCACAAAATGAACCGACACTTCCTTCGTCGTCCCATAGCGTCTCAACGAGAGCAGGCGATGAAGAAAAGTTAAGGTCTTCTGAAGGTTCCGAAGGTGAGGATCGAACCAACTTAGCCTCCAATGAATATGAGGAGAAGGGTATCAAAGAAATcgaagaaggaggagacAAGAGGCAGGTTATGGTCGTTTTTGAGCAGAAGAGTGGCAAAGAGCTGGAGAAGCCCATTGAAGAGGGGCCATTCACGCAACCGCGATG GCGACATTCACTCCCATTCGTCAAGCCCAAACAccctccaccacctcctccactttctTTGGACGACGCTCCTATCACACCAGAGGTTTCTGCCAACTTTTTTAATTTGCTTTTTTTCAATTGGATCAGTCCTATGATGGCTCTCGGATCAGCTAGACCTTTACAAGATACCGATCTTTGGAAGATGGACGCGGCTCGAGGTGCCAAACCTCTTTCCGAGAAGCTTCTCGCATCCTACGCCGCCCGAACAAAAAAAGCCAATGAGTACAATGCTAGGCTTGCCGACCCCAACACACTATTGCCTTTCTCAAGACGGATCCTTTATTCTGTTTTGCCCAATCGTGAAcgaagagagaaggaatACCGGGAAAAATATGGAAAGAAACATGCCTCACTCGCCAGGTCGCTTCTGGACGTCTTTGGCTGGTTCTACATGTCGGCAGGTTTCATCAAAGTGTTTGGAGATACCTGTCAAGCAGTAACTCCATTGGTCATTCGAAAGCTTATTAGCTGGTCCGCCGACTACCAGGCCGCCAAGAGCGCTGGTCTCGAACTGCCTTCTAGAGGCCCTGGTATTGGTGCAGCTATTGGATTGCTTCTTTTGCTCATCTGCTCAAGTTTGGGTATGCATCACTACTTTATCA GATCCATGGGTACCGGTGTTCTTTCCCGTGCTGCGATCATCTCAGCAGTGTACCAACAGGCTCTTCAATTCACCCAGAAGTCTCGGGGGCAGATTCCTAATGGCAAATTGGTCAACCACATCTCAACCGATACTTCGCGAATTGATTTTGCGGCTGGTTTTGCCCATATGCTTTGGACCGCTCCTGTTCAGATGATTGTCATTATCA TCATCTTGCTCGTACAGATTGGGTATTCTGCCCTTCCCGGTATCGCATTTTTATTGATCATGACTCCTCTTCAAGCACGATTCATGAAGACTCTTTTCATGTTCCGTAAAAAGGCCGCGACATGGACAGATAAAAG GGCAAAACTTCTTCAGGAGATTCTTAGTGGTATGCGTATCGTCAAATATATGGCTTGGGAGAATCCTTTCCTTGAACGTATTCATGCCATTCGTGGCATGGAGCTCAAGTACATCCGTCTGCTTCTGACCTTCCGATCTGGTATGACTGCCATCGCCATGTCCCTTCCGATTCTTGCCGCCATCCTTTCGTTCATCACGTACTCTCTTACTTCACACACGCTCCAGGCTGCCAAAATCTTCACTGTCATAACTCTCTTCAACCTTATGCGAATGCCTCTCATGATGTGGCCCATGACGCTGAGTACCACAGCTGACGCTCTCAATGCTTTGGGTCGATTAGAAGCTGTTTTTGATGCTGAACTGGTCAAGGAGCATAAAAAGGTGGACCCCTCCATGGATGTTGCCATCAAGTTGGAGAATGCTTCGTTTACATGGGATTCTGCGCCTATCGAGCAGGACAATACGATGGCTAAACTCACCGGGAAGTATGCCAAGGCTCTCAATGGCGGTAAACCTACAGGGCCTCCCGGtaaaaaggagaaaaagaagaagtcCAAGAAGGTGACTGTGGCGGAGGAAGTTCAGGTTGAAACTGCTGCTGGTCAGCCTGGCGCGGGAGAGGCTAGCGCAGAAGGCCAAGGTCAGAAGAACCCTTCAGCACCTGGCATAGATGAGGGGATCagtgagaagaaggagaaggaaatCTTCCAGCTTCGAGATATCAATCTCAATATTGCCAAGGGATCTTTGACAGCCATCGTCGGAGCGATCGGTTCGGGAAAGTCCAGTTTGCTGCAAGGTCTTATGGGGG AAATGAGGCGGACTACTGGTTCAGTGACTTTTTCTGGTTCGACTTCTCTTTGTGCGCAGACTCCGTGGATTCAGAATGCGACTGTTCGAGAA AACATTCTGTTTGGTCAACCATGGGACGAGGAGCGCTATTGGGCTGCAATCCGTGACTCGAGCCTTGAAGCTGACCTTGAACTTCTCGAGGACGGCGACGGCACTGAAATCGGCGAGAAGGGTATCAACCTTTCTGGTGGTCAAAAGCAGCGGGTCAATATTGCGCGTGCCGTCTATTACAACGCGGACATCATCGCTTTGGACGATCCTCTTTCAGCCTTGGATGCTGGTGTTGGCAAGGCCGTTTTCTTCAATGCTATTATCAACGCTCTTTCAGGCAAAACTCGTGTACTTGTCACTCACGCCCTTCACTTACTGCCTTATGTAGATAACATCATTATGATGGAAGACGGCAAGATCAGTGAGGTCGGTACTTATCAGGGGCTGAAGGAACGGAATGGAGCGTTTGCCAAGTTGATCAAGGAATTTGGTAACGAGGAATTGGTCGAGGAGAAAATGGAGACAGAGCAGGAAGCTGTCGAGAGCTCTGGTTCCACTGTCACTCATGACCGAGCCAACATGATGTCCAAGGGCAATGCTCGTACTCTCATGCAGATCGAGGAGCGTAACGTGGGCGCTCTCAAGAAGGGCACCTTCTTCGACTATCTTAAGGCCGGCAACGGTGTCTTTATGGTGCCGGTACTCCTCTTCTGCATCGCTGTGGCTCAGTCTTTCTATGTCATCACCTCTTTCTGGTTGGTATGGTGGGAGGAGACCAAATGGCCACAGCCGAGCGGATTCTACATGGGTATCTATGCTGGCTTGGGTGTCGGTCTTGCTATAACCCTGTTCTTCCAGGGTTTCGCCAACGCTATGATTAACTATTTCGCCTCAGTCAACATTCACCACAACGCCATCTCCCGTGTTATGCTTGCTCCACAAGCCTTTTTCGACACTACTCCTCTTGGTCGTATCATGAACCGATTCAGCAAAGACACTGATACTATCGATAACACTCTTTCCGATGCCATGCGTATGGCTATCTCCACGATGGCCAACATTGTAGGCTCCGTTATTCTTCTTGCCATCATTGAGCCATACTTCCTCATCGCTATGGGTGTTGTTTCGCTCCTGTATCTTCACAACGCCATGTTCTACAGACGCAGTTCACGAGAATTCAAGCGAATTGATTCCATCCTCCGATCCAGTCTCTATTCTCACTTCTCTGAATCGCTCTCAGGCGTTGCTACCATTCGTTCGTACGGCGAAACAGAGAGGTTCTTTGAAGACAACATTCACCGTGTCGATATAGAGAACCGCGCTTACTACCTCACCATCGTCAACCAGCGATGGCTCGGTCTCCGACTTGATTTCCTAGGATCcctcctttccttctctgTTGCCATTATCGTTGTTTGTTCTTCCTCAGTTTCCGCGTCAAACGGAGGTCTTGGTCTTTCCACCATCGTCTCTGTACAGCAAGCTTTCTCATGGCTTGTTCGTCAGATTGCAGAGGTTGAAAATGACATGGTTGGCGCTGAGCGTATAATGCATTATGCCAATGAACTCGAACAAGAGTTCCCCCACCAGATCGAAGGCACCAAACCCCCTGCTTCCTGGCCGTCAGAGGGCAGTATCGAGTTCAAGGACGTGCGTATGAGGTATCGACCTGAGCTTCCGGACGTCCTCAAAGGTCTTACGTTGAATGTAGGCGGTTCCGAAAAGATCGGTGTGGTGGGCAGAACTGGTGCAGGAAAGAGTTCAATCATGGTTGCTCTCTTCAGGATGTCCGAGTTGTCTAATGGCTTCATCAAGATCGACGGTGTGGATGTGTCCAAGATCGGATTGAATGATCTTCGATCTGGCATTTCTATCATTCCTCAAGACCCCCTTCTGTTCAGCGGCACGCTCAGATCTAACATTGATCCTTTCAACACGAAGACTGATGCTGAGCTCTATGACACTCTCCGTCGTTCTCACCTCATTGGATCGTCCGACTCTTCTCAAAACTCAGATTCGCAAAATAGATTTAACCTTGACACCGTTATCGAAGAGGAGGGCGGGAATCTTTCCGTTGGTGAACGTTCGCTTGTATCCTTGGCGCGTGCTTTGGTGAAAAACACCAAGATTCTTGTTCTGGATGAAGCCACTGCGAGTGTGGATTTGGAGACGGATGCGAAGATTCAAGAGACTATCAGACAAGAGTTCAGGGACAGGACATTGTTGTGTATCGCGCACAGGTTGCAGACGATTTTGGCTTATGACAGAATTCTTGTAATGAGTGACGGACAAGTGGCT GAACTTGACACCCCCGAGAATCTTTTCTTGAGTGACGGTATCTTCACAGAAATGTGCTCCAAAGCCAGTATCACCTTGGCGGATATTAAG GCTGCAGCTGCTTTGCGCTTTTAG